From a region of the Defluviitalea raffinosedens genome:
- a CDS encoding adenylate kinase has translation MRLIMLGAPGAGKGTQAQLLSKAYNIPQISTGDILRMNIKNETDLGKKAKEYMDKGLLVPDELVVEIVKDRLTQDDCKNGFILDGFPRTIPQAKALDEALDHMGIKLDRAVNVHVPDEKIIIRMSGRRVCPQCGASYHIEFKKPAKENICDECSSDLIQRDDDKEETVRKRLEIYHEQTQPLIEYYQNKGILTTVDGVGEVEEISNRIKEALEVSK, from the coding sequence ATGAGATTGATTATGCTAGGCGCACCGGGAGCTGGCAAAGGAACACAAGCACAACTTCTTTCCAAGGCATATAATATTCCTCAGATTTCTACTGGGGATATACTCAGAATGAATATAAAGAATGAAACGGATTTAGGCAAGAAAGCTAAAGAATACATGGATAAAGGTCTTTTAGTACCTGATGAATTGGTTGTGGAAATTGTAAAAGACAGACTTACCCAGGATGATTGTAAGAACGGTTTCATACTGGACGGATTTCCAAGAACTATACCACAAGCTAAGGCGTTGGATGAGGCTTTGGATCATATGGGTATAAAACTTGACAGAGCTGTAAATGTTCATGTTCCAGATGAAAAGATAATTATAAGAATGAGCGGAAGACGAGTATGCCCACAATGTGGTGCTTCTTATCACATCGAGTTTAAGAAGCCTGCAAAAGAAAACATTTGTGATGAGTGCAGTTCAGATTTAATACAGCGGGATGATGACAAAGAAGAAACCGTCAGAAAAAGATTAGAAATTTACCATGAACAAACTCAACCGTTGATTGAATACTATCAAAATAAGGGAATACTTACAACTGTAGACGGTGTTGGTGAAGTGGAAGAAATAAGTAATCGGATTAAAGAAGCATTGGAAGTGAGTAAATAG
- the secY gene encoding preprotein translocase subunit SecY: protein MFKTLRNAWKIPDLRKRLIYTFMMLLVIRLGAHIPVPGVNASAIKNLLKQQGGALGLFDMISGGALQNMTIFAMGIVPYINASIILQLLQIAIPKLEEMAKEGEEGRKTIAKYTRYLTIVLAAIQAWGFTFAMRNQNVLINPNLWSWIVAILSFVAGTAFMMWIGEQITEKGIGNGTSLIIFVNIVSRLPVGVNVLLSYKNYVVTALLLVVFVIMIAFVVLVQQGERRIAVQYAKRTSGRKVYGGQSTHIPVKVNLAGVIPIIFAMSLLQFPEMVTNFFVANPTGVWGKILVWLRWTHPFGAVLYALLILFFTFFYSTITFNPIEIANNMKKNGGFIPGIRPGKPTADYLTKVVNQITLVGAIFLAIIALMPVALQAIFKMNVSFGGTSLLIVVGVALDTVKQMEAQMLMRHYKGFLS, encoded by the coding sequence GTGTTCAAAACCCTTAGAAACGCCTGGAAGATACCTGATTTAAGAAAAAGATTAATATATACATTTATGATGTTGTTAGTAATTCGTTTAGGAGCCCATATTCCTGTTCCTGGTGTTAATGCCTCTGCAATCAAGAATTTATTAAAACAGCAGGGAGGAGCTTTAGGGCTTTTTGACATGATTTCTGGTGGGGCATTGCAAAATATGACTATTTTTGCAATGGGAATAGTTCCTTATATTAATGCATCCATTATCCTTCAACTTCTCCAAATAGCTATTCCTAAATTGGAAGAGATGGCTAAAGAAGGAGAAGAAGGAAGAAAAACAATTGCAAAATACACAAGGTATTTGACCATTGTATTGGCTGCAATCCAGGCATGGGGCTTCACCTTTGCAATGCGCAACCAAAACGTTTTAATTAATCCAAATTTATGGTCTTGGATTGTTGCAATTCTTTCATTTGTAGCTGGAACTGCCTTCATGATGTGGATTGGAGAACAGATCACCGAAAAAGGAATCGGCAATGGAACTTCACTGATTATCTTTGTAAACATTGTGTCCAGATTACCTGTAGGTGTCAATGTACTTCTAAGCTATAAAAATTACGTTGTCACGGCGCTCCTGCTAGTAGTCTTCGTAATTATGATTGCTTTTGTTGTTTTGGTGCAACAAGGAGAAAGAAGAATTGCTGTTCAATATGCGAAGAGAACATCAGGAAGAAAGGTATATGGAGGCCAATCCACCCATATTCCTGTGAAAGTAAACTTAGCAGGGGTTATACCAATTATCTTTGCTATGTCTTTACTTCAATTTCCTGAGATGGTAACCAATTTCTTTGTAGCGAATCCAACAGGAGTTTGGGGTAAAATCTTAGTTTGGCTTCGTTGGACTCATCCCTTTGGTGCAGTGCTTTATGCACTCCTTATCCTCTTCTTTACATTCTTCTATTCAACGATCACATTTAATCCAATTGAGATCGCAAATAATATGAAGAAAAACGGAGGATTTATTCCAGGGATCAGACCGGGGAAACCAACAGCAGACTATTTAACTAAAGTTGTTAACCAAATTACACTGGTTGGAGCCATTTTCTTAGCGATCATTGCTCTTATGCCTGTAGCTTTACAGGCGATATTTAAGATGAACGTTAGTTTCGGAGGAACCTCATTACTGATCGTAGTAGGTGTAGCATTGGATACTGTTAAGCAAATGGAAGCTCAAATGCTCATGAGGCATTACAAAGGCTTTTTAAGCTAG
- the rplO gene encoding 50S ribosomal protein L15 — protein MNLSELRPAEGSKQNRFRKGRGHASGAGKTAGKGHKGQKARSGGGVRPGFEGGQMPLYRRLPKRGFTNRNSKEIIAINVDRLNIFEDNTVVTVDTLKEAGIIKNPKDGVKILGNGDITKKLTVMVNYYSKSAVEKIEAAGGKAEVI, from the coding sequence ATGAACTTAAGTGAATTAAGACCAGCAGAAGGTTCCAAACAAAACCGTTTCAGAAAAGGAAGAGGTCATGCTTCTGGTGCAGGTAAAACTGCAGGAAAGGGACATAAAGGTCAGAAAGCACGTTCAGGTGGCGGCGTAAGACCTGGTTTTGAAGGTGGACAAATGCCACTTTACAGACGTCTTCCTAAGAGAGGATTCACAAATAGAAACAGTAAAGAAATCATAGCAATTAATGTAGATCGTTTGAATATCTTTGAAGACAACACAGTAGTAACTGTAGATACTTTAAAAGAAGCAGGCATCATCAAAAATCCTAAAGACGGCGTAAAAATTCTCGGGAACGGAGACATAACCAAGAAATTAACTGTAATGGTTAACTATTACAGCAAATCAGCAGTAGAAAAGATCGAAGCTGCCGGTGGAAAAGCAGAGGTGATTTAG
- the rpmD gene encoding 50S ribosomal protein L30, whose protein sequence is MANKLKITLVKSTIGAKPKQKLTAQALGLTKMHKTVEHQDNAAIRGMINRISHLVKVEEI, encoded by the coding sequence TAAATTAAAAATTACATTAGTGAAATCCACAATTGGCGCAAAACCTAAGCAAAAGCTTACTGCACAAGCTTTAGGCCTTACAAAAATGCATAAAACAGTTGAACACCAAGACAATGCAGCCATTCGTGGAATGATTAACAGAATTTCTCATCTCGTAAAGGTTGAAGAAATATAA